The following proteins are co-located in the Hevea brasiliensis isolate MT/VB/25A 57/8 chromosome 11, ASM3005281v1, whole genome shotgun sequence genome:
- the LOC131170289 gene encoding uncharacterized protein LOC131170289 encodes MGSFEQVDDATFGKKLEEIIEAAEDESKALHMLAEIVIEDFHVKKAKNASLEGNKSCNFGYPFGVLIPKRKRTPRVEVAVGKIDDTMEACPRFLKHTGTAEITSYGSEHSKEEKAEEEEEGYRDFKKQRKSNKKMKKSSRKRCFDGDKGKEAGKGGASKKPKREGVDFAKLGFDQAPDLPSELRRKIEEMDGTELELVIMKQLSQTDLSKNHNRISMPVKQIINEFLTMEEKEKLNHRDGKHLKGIDVMVVGPSESDDVTKMCLKKWDMTSSSSYALVSGWYSLVKANKELLKENAIAQFWSFRIKGELWFRLVIARERDQDNVDNSIEGSGDGDRASNNGELMSTSNSSSITYQQQD; translated from the coding sequence ATGGGGAGCTTTGAACAAGTTGACGATGCGACTTTTGGGAAGAAACTGGAAGAGATTATTGAAGCTGCTGAGGATGAGTCGAAGGCATTACACATGCTCGCTGAAATTGTTATAGAAGATTTTCATGTCAAGAAAGCAAAAAATGCTAGCCTAGAGGGAAACAAGAGCTGTAATTTTGGTTACCCTTTTGGCGTTCTTATACCCAAGAGAAAGAGGACACCCCGTGTAGAAGTTGCTGTCGGGAAAATCGATGATACTATGGAAGCATGCCCTAGGTTCTTGAAGCACACGGGTACTGCTGAAATAACAAGTTATGGAAGTGAACACAGTAAAGAAGAGAAAgcggaagaggaagaggaaggatATCGTGATTTCAAGAAGCAAAGGAAAAGCAACAAGAAGATGAAAAAGAGTAGTCGAAAACGGTGCTTTGACGGCGATAAAGGAAAAGAAGCAGGGAAGGGTGGGGCATCGAAGAAGCCAAAGAGAGAGGGAGTAGATTTTGCCAAATTGGGTTTTGACCAAGCACCAGACTTGCCAAGCGAGTTAAGGAGAAAAATCGAAGAGATGGATGGTACCGAATTAGAGCTGGTGATAATGAAACAATTGTCCCAAACTGATCTAAGCAAAAATCACAATCGGATTTCAATGCCCGTTAAACAGATAATAAATGAGTTTCTTACGATGGAAGAGAAGGAGAAGCTAAATCATCGAGACGGCAAGCACTTGAAAGGCATAGATGTTATGGTGGTAGGACCATCTGAATCTGATGATGTGACCAAGATGTGTTTGAAGAAGTGGGATATGACCAGTAGCAGCTCTTATGCATTAGTCTCTGGATGGTACTCGCTAGTGAAAGCCAATAAGGAACTGCTCAAGGAAAATGCCATAGCCCAATTTTGGTCGTTCCGGATCAAAGGTGAACTCTGGTTCCGACTTGTAATTGCTAGAGAACGCGACCAAGATAATGTTGATAATAGCATTGAAGGCAGTGGAGATGGTGACAGGGCCAGCAATAATGGAGAATTGATGTCCACTTCTAATTCGAGTTCTATTACTTACCAACAACAGGATTAG